In Helianthus annuus cultivar XRQ/B chromosome 8, HanXRQr2.0-SUNRISE, whole genome shotgun sequence, a single genomic region encodes these proteins:
- the LOC110871517 gene encoding uncharacterized protein LOC110871517 produces MMREFCPRHELRALEREFDDLKQDSGEHRAYTDRYEELSLLCPTMVTPLDKAIERYIDGLPDSVQDIVTGSNPTTVRQAIELAATLTESQIRKGKLHRKGEKGKKQASDKEDSKKGKNKKGKDSGSSKGSRKRKASQNYAVTAQAQAAPNQPAQPLAKKPYLGNAPLCNRCNGHHQPHLQCRQCTNCGRPGHLAASCRIPANQNRAAQNPAQQVAQPLAQQRGQAARPHYPPGSCYNCGDLTHYRNQCPRLVNANPAQAQARGRVFNMNAQEAQADNEVVNGAVA; encoded by the exons atgatgagggaattttgtcctcgtcatgaactgcgagccttggaaagggagtttgatgacTTGAAACAGGATAGTGGCGAGCatcgggcatatactgataggtatgaggagctgagtttgttgtgcccaacaatggttaccccactcgataaggctatcgaaaggtacatcgatggtctacctgactcagtgcaagacatcgttactggtagtaaccctaccacagtccgtcaagcgatcgagttagcagcgacattgactgagtcgcagattcggaagggtaagttgcacaggaaGGGGGAGAAAGGTAAGAAGCAGGCGTCTGACAaagaggatagcaagaaaggtaaaaacaagaagggtaaggattctggttcctcgaagggttctaggaagcgaaaggcttcccaaaactacgCCGTTACCGCACAGGCCCaagctgcaccaaatcagcctgcgcaaccacttgccaagaagccttatctaggcaatgcacctttgtgcaacaggtgtaacggtcatcatcagccacacctccagtgtcgtcaatgtaccaactgtggaagacctggtcatcttgctgcttcatgccgcattcctgctaatcagaatcgggcagctcagaacccggctcaacaagttgcccAGCCTCTTGCTCAACAACgaggtcaggctgcacgacctcactacccaccaggttcttgttataactgtggggatctgacacACTACCGTAACCAatgtccaagattggtgaatgcgaatccagctcaggctcaggctcgaggtcgagtcttcaacatgaatgcacaagaggcgcaaGCGGACAATGAAGTGgttaacg gagctgttgcttag